One genomic window of Oncorhynchus clarkii lewisi isolate Uvic-CL-2024 chromosome 5, UVic_Ocla_1.0, whole genome shotgun sequence includes the following:
- the LOC139409886 gene encoding beta-crystallin A4-like isoform X2, protein MTHHCTKFSGHWKIIVFDEECFQGRRHEFTSECSNVMEFGFETVRSLRIESGAWIGYEHASYQGQQFVLERGEYPQCDAFSGSNAYHIERMTSFRPIACANHRECRMTIYERENFLGRKGELSDDYPSLQAMGWCNNEVGSLRIQSGAFVCYQYPGYRGYQYIMECDRHCGEYKHFREFGSHSQTPQIQSIRRIQQ, encoded by the exons ATGACTCACCATTGTACCAAGTTCTCCGGCCACTGGAAG ATCATTGTCTTCGACGAGGAGTGCTTCCAGGGCCGTCGGCATGAGTTCACCTCCGAGTGCTCCAATGTGATGGAGTTTGGTTTTGAGACCGTGCGCTCCCTCAGGATTGAGAGTGGAGC tTGGATTGGCTATGAGCATGCTTCCTACCAGGGCCAGCAGTTTGtgctggagagaggagagtaccCCCAGTGCGATGCCTTCAGTGGTAGCAATGCCTACCACATAGAGAGGATGACCTCCTTCAGGCCCATTGCCTGCGCT aACCACAGGGAGTGCCGTATGACCATCTATGAGCGCGAGAACTTCCTGGGTCGTAAGGGCGAGCTGAGTGACGACTACCCCTCCCTTCAGGCCATGGGCTGGTGCAACAACGAGGTTGGCTCCCTCAGGATCCAGTCTGGAGC TTTTGTGTGCTACCAGTACCCCGGATACCGTGGCTACCAGTACATCATGGAGTGTGACCGTCACTGTGGCGAGTACAAGCACTTCAGGGAGTTCGGCTCCCACTCCCAGACCCCTCAGATCCAGTCCATCCGCCGCATTCAGCAGTAA
- the LOC139409886 gene encoding beta-crystallin A4-like isoform X1, translated as MDREREMERGEKKEEKGDKMTHHCTKFSGHWKIIVFDEECFQGRRHEFTSECSNVMEFGFETVRSLRIESGAWIGYEHASYQGQQFVLERGEYPQCDAFSGSNAYHIERMTSFRPIACANHRECRMTIYERENFLGRKGELSDDYPSLQAMGWCNNEVGSLRIQSGAFVCYQYPGYRGYQYIMECDRHCGEYKHFREFGSHSQTPQIQSIRRIQQ; from the exons atggacagagaaagagagatggagagaggagaaaaaaaggaggaaaaagggg ACAAGATGACTCACCATTGTACCAAGTTCTCCGGCCACTGGAAG ATCATTGTCTTCGACGAGGAGTGCTTCCAGGGCCGTCGGCATGAGTTCACCTCCGAGTGCTCCAATGTGATGGAGTTTGGTTTTGAGACCGTGCGCTCCCTCAGGATTGAGAGTGGAGC tTGGATTGGCTATGAGCATGCTTCCTACCAGGGCCAGCAGTTTGtgctggagagaggagagtaccCCCAGTGCGATGCCTTCAGTGGTAGCAATGCCTACCACATAGAGAGGATGACCTCCTTCAGGCCCATTGCCTGCGCT aACCACAGGGAGTGCCGTATGACCATCTATGAGCGCGAGAACTTCCTGGGTCGTAAGGGCGAGCTGAGTGACGACTACCCCTCCCTTCAGGCCATGGGCTGGTGCAACAACGAGGTTGGCTCCCTCAGGATCCAGTCTGGAGC TTTTGTGTGCTACCAGTACCCCGGATACCGTGGCTACCAGTACATCATGGAGTGTGACCGTCACTGTGGCGAGTACAAGCACTTCAGGGAGTTCGGCTCCCACTCCCAGACCCCTCAGATCCAGTCCATCCGCCGCATTCAGCAGTAA